Genomic segment of Pseudoalteromonas sp. NC201:
ATTACTGGCACTACCTTTTCAGCAAATCGTGCAATCGCTTTGAAGCCACCAAGAATAATAGAGCCGGCAAGGACTGTGATCACAATACCTGAATATAAGGTTGGAATATCAAACGCATTATTGAGCGCATCGGTGATGGTATTGGTTTGCATCGCGCTAAAGGTAAATCCATATCCCAAAAACAAGCAAAAGGCGAAGCATACTGCAAACGCCCGACTTCCCAATCCCATGTGAATATAATAAGCAGGACCACCTCTAAACTCACCTTGGCTATCTCGCACTTTATAGACTTGCCCAAGTACACTTTCGGCAAAGCCTGTTGCCATCCCCAAAATGGCTATCATCCACATCCAAAATATCGCACCACTGCCACCAAGAGAAATAGCAACCGCAACACCTGCTAGGTTACCGGTTCCAACTCGAGCTGATAACCCCGTGCATAACGCTTGAAATGAACTGATTGTATTGTCATCACCCTGACTGCTACCTCGTAACAGACTAAACATGTGGCGAAACTTTACAACTTGTATCCCTCGCAAAAGAATAGTGAACCAAAACCCTGCAAATAGCAGGATATAAATAAGTATCTGGCCTTCTCCCCATAAGAGCCCATTAATACTCTTAACTGCACTTTCAAACATAGGCGGTTCCTGTTTTATTATTATTTGCCGTTTATCTAGGGCCTGTTGACCTTCTTGAAGGATAAACAGGCCCTAGTATTATTTAACGGTTATTTAAATGGACTCCAGCAATCATACAACGCACCGAGCCACCTGCGGCTTCAATTGTCGGTATATCGATAGCAACTAGCTTAGCTGACTTTTCAATGACAGCAATTTGCTCAGGCAACAACGCCTGATAAGCCGTTGTGGAAAGCGCAAGTATGCGTCCCATACTGCCTTGTAGCTCAATCGCGTTGCCGCAAAAATGTTGGATCTGCTGATAAGATAGCGCAATCAGGGTATGGCCGCTTTGCGTAAAACGATTAATAAGCTGTGCCCGCTGATATTCTGGCACCATATCTAGGCATATCATGGCGAAATCAGTGGCGACACACATTAAGACATTGGTGTGATAAACAGGCACTTCATTCTTATCATAGGCATTAAATATCTCCGCCTCTAGTCCCAACTGCTCGCAAACTTGATTAACTAACACGGCGTTAGTGCGCTTGGATTCTACCGCATAGGCCACTTTTTCTTGATGATCGATAACCATAGAGCCGGTGCCTTCAAGGAATATTTCTTCTGCGGTTAGATGACTATAATCATTGATGTTTGTCACCTGATAGTGAGCACTCAGAAAATCGATAATATCGCGACGGATCTCCAATCGTCGATTCAAGGCGTACATAGGATAAATCGTTAACTGACCATCGCTATGCGTCGAAAACCAGTTATTTGGAAAGACCGAGTCTGGCGTGTCTGTGGAGGTATCTTCAAATAAGTGCACTTTCACGCCAGCCAACTCTAACGCTTGCACGGCGTTACTGACCTCAACATAGGCTCTGTTGTTAGGGTTGTTTTCACTGCATACTTGCTGAAATGCGTTATCTTGCATGGTTTGCGGGTTCGAAGTGAAATGGTGTGGGCGGATCATCACCACCGCTCGTGGTGCTTGAAATATCGTTGTCATACTGCACTCATTATTTGATTTGGGCGTTGTCTTACACAATATCAGTGTAACCACACCATAAGACGATTTAAATGCCAAAATCTTATACAATTAGTGCAATTTTCTATCACTTTGCTAAGTTGAATTATACAAATAGACTAATCATGACAAAAACCACAAAGCTGTACTATGACTCCTTACTTATATGATGCGCTTGACAAAGCCTTGATTGCTGAATTGCGCAAAGATGGCCGAGCAGCCATTTCAACTTTAGCCACTACGCTCGATGTGTCTCGCGGAACCGTACAAAACCGTTTAGATAGACTCATTTCCAGTGGTGCAATTCTAGGCTTTACAGTGCGGGTTCATGAATATATCGAGTCCGAGCTGGTGCGCGCTATCATGATGATAGAAGTGATCGGTAAATCCACTACTCAAGTGATCAATGCACTGCGTGGGATCCCCGAACTCAGTAAAATTCATACCACGAACGGGGCATGGGATTTAATCGCTGAAGTGCAAGCTGCTAACCTCAGTAAATTCGATGGTGTACTGAGGCAAGTTCGAGAGATTGATGGCATTTTAAATAGTGAAACCAGTATTTTGCTATCAAGTACGTAAAGCTCGATAGCGTTGTTTATCTAGATTAGGGTGATGAGTCGACAGTCCGAAATAATCTAAATCAGCCATGACACATTTCAACACTTAACCTAATTTACTGCTAAATTATATTGTCCCCTTCTTCTGGGCTTCGAGCGCGCTCTGCTTGCTCTCTGATCTCATCCGCATCGCTACTCACATCGTCAATATCCGCATCTACTGCACTTGCTGTGGTTTTGTTCTTTTGTTTCACAGGCGTTCTGCTACTCGAATTACTGGTCGCTTCTTTGTTTACTCCTTGTGTTTCAGTATTCGCAGCTATGATTATCCGCTCTCTAGCATCATCAGGCATGCTTATACCGTGTTCTGTAAAGCAATTAACGGTTTCTCGCATGAGTTGAGACGCCACTTTGATCGGGCTATGTTGTTCGCTATTGACCCAAAAATAAATAGTAAGATTGATAGTCGCGGAGCCTAAGGCTTCAAGTAGAACCTGAGGTGGCGGGTCGTTTAAAACCGCACTTTGCTCTTTAAGTAAGTCAATTGCAATTTGCTGCGTCAGGCGAATATCGTTGTCATAGCCAATACCAATCTTAAAGTGTCCACGTGTTTTGGGGTTGGCAGTAAAGTTTTTAATTACATTCTTGTAGACGGTAGCATTGGGTATTTGAATGTGATTACCATCGTAATCAACTAAGGTGGTTGCGCGGGCGGTGACTTTTTTAACGATCCCCAAACGGTTATCCACTTCAATAACGTCATCAATTCTAAACGGGCGTTGGACACTAATTAGCATACTCGAAATAAAGTTCTCGGCGATATCACGAAACGCAAACCCAAGAATAAGACCGACAAGCCCAGTACCACTCATTACTGCGACGGCAAACTCACTTAACCCGGCCAAGCGCAAAAAGATATAAATACCAAAAAATATGACTAACACACTGATAAAACGGCGAGTGACGAGATGTAATAATCGACTTTTACTGACATAACCTATGGGTTTAATCAAAAGATAAGAGATTGGCCGTGCTAAATAATAACAAAGCACAATAACCACAATTCCCAACACCAAAGCAGGTAATAATTGCCATGCGGTTTGTAAAAAGTGCACAACCTGTGCGCTTAAACTTAGCGTATCTGATGTGCTCACGGCCTCAGTCACTTCGCGAGAAGCTGCCGCCTGAATCATATTAGTCATTTGATTTTTAATAAGATTATTGATTTCCATATTGCACTCTTTGGGTTTTTATTCATAAGGTCACGAGTTGACTAGTAGCAAATATAACGCCAAACGAGATTGGCAGACCTTTTGCTGTATATCACTTTAGATCAACAGGCCCAGAATTGATTTAGGAAAGACCAATGGCAGCTCATAAACATGGCTTTAATGCAGACAGGCCAAGCGATATTCCAGCACTCGGTTGGTGGGATGTCAGTAAACGGCTATACCACAGCTTATCCCAAGATAATTTATCTCTGGTTGCCGCTGGAGTGGCATTTTATGCCCTGCTGGCAATATTTCCTGCGTTAGCGGCCGTTGTTTCTATCTATGCCTATTTTTCTTCTCCTGCAGAAATGGTTGACCAGCTACTGCCGCTTATTGAACTCTTACCACCATCCAGTCAAGAAATTATGTTGCAACAACTCAAAGCGCTCACTCAAAAATCGCAGGCAAGCCTAAGTTTAGGTGCTATTTTTACCCTCTTTTTAACAATATGGAGTAGCAGTAAAGGCTGCCAAGCGTTGATCACAGCCTGCAACATTACGTATCATGAGCATAATAAAAGGCAGTTTTTACAAGCGCTAGTGGTACGCTTTTTGTTTTCTGTGGGGGCGATTTTCGTCGCGATTGTGGCGTTGTCTATTATCGGAATTTTACCGATTGTGCTTAACCTCGTAGGATTTACCACAGCACTGGACTCTGTAATACAGCTAATTACTTGGTCTATTTTAGCGGTACTATTTCACTTTTCCTTAGCGTTTGTTTATCGTTATGCGCCACATCGCAGAGCCGCAAAATGGCGCTGGATAACACTCGGCTCGTTTACTGCAACCGGTTTATGGATCCTGGCGTCATTGGGATTTTCATATTATGTCGCGCAGTTCGCTTCTTACAATGAAACTTATGGTTCATTGGGAGGCGTCGTCATTATGATGATGTGGTTATATTTGAGCGCATATATCATTATTTTTGGTGCTGCACTAAATGCCAGTACTGAGCTACAAACTTTAAAAGATAGTACCGTTGGACCAGCAAAAACCAGAGGGCAACGAGGTGCATTTGTGGCTGATAATTTAACGACAAGACAACGTAAAGAAAAGGAGCCTCATTGATAATAGCATCAATATTAATAGCTCACTTTCACGATTTAAATTTTGCTTAGATTACTCAGCAGCAAGTTGAGCGTCGCGACCAAAATACACTTATGAGAACATAAACCAAATAGCGAAAAGGTCAACAAGCCCTAATTCAACAAATTAAAATTAGAGAGGCTATTTATTTTTGCTTGATTAAAGTGCTCCCATGGTCCCACAATCGCCAATGTTGTCGTTGGTGAGTACACATTAACAAATAAAGTTTTGCCGTCTGGTGAAAAACAAGCGCCGGCGAGCTCAGTTTGCTTAGCTAGCCGCGCAAAATTATAGAGTTCTCCCTCTGGTGTTACACCTCTTAGGTAGTTATTTACAACATCGGAATACTGATCCTCACAAACAATTAAATGTCCTTGTGGCGACACGGTAAGATTGTCACCAAAGTTATAGAGAGACTGGCTAGTGCTTTCGACAAATAAAGACAACTTTCCTGGATTGAGGCGTTCTTTTTCTGTTCCCTCAAACTCAGATGGCTGATACTTCATGATTTGCCCTAGCTGCTTTTTTCCGCCATTGGTACAGCAAAAGTACAGCTCTTTTTCACCCCAATGGATCCCTTCACCTCGAGCAAATAGCGCAGCTCCACTTCGATAAGCACGGATCCGTAAATCGTCTTTAGCACTTTGCGGGTCGTCCAAATCTATCCACTCAACAGTAAACTCCTGATGAAGTGGCATCGCTTTTTTATTCCAATTTCGACTATCAAATTGCGGGCTTTCTTTCACTACCATCGCTTGTAATTTCCCTCCTTTGTGGAGCTTTGCCTTTTCGTTTGGAATAAAGCGGTAAAAAACGCTGTCTCCCCGGTCTTCCGTGAGATAAACAATACCTGTTTTGGGATCAACAGCAGCGGCTTCATGATTAAACCGCCCCATTGCTTTTAGAGGTTGTGGCTTAATTAAACCCTTTGCAGTCGCTGGTACTTCAAAAATATATCCGTGATCTTGTGTAAAACCATCATTTTTAGTTGCAGTTGTTTCTTCACAAGTAAGCCAACTCCCCCAAGGCGTTATTCCACCAGAGCAGTTACGAATAGTGCCAACCAAGGATAAATATTCTTGTTCTTTTTGGCGTGTTTTTAGGTTATACACAATATGACTTGTGCCACCAGGAAGCGCGATGCCTGAGCCATTTGTATCAAAAGCAAGCTCACTTTTATGGTGGCGAATACTGTCCTCGGCTTTTGCTAAATCTGTTGGTTTCAATTCATGATTGCGGATTAATGCAACCCGTTCTTCATCTAAAGCAATACAACCCATACCATCGGCTTTGTCAGGTACAGTAAAACCATCGGACATTTTATCTCCAAGGCTTGATACTATTTGATAACTGAAACCTTGGGGCAAATCGAGTAAACCATTGGGGTCGGTGATCAACGGTCCATACCCTGCTATCATTGTGTTAAAGTCTAATATTGACACTCTGCCAAATGCGCTTTTAGAAAGGCCGATAAATGCGAGGGTGCCAGCCCCCCTTAAAAACCCTCGACGTGAAACCATAATTTCTCCTGCTGATCGTAGTCGTGTCAGTAATAATCTCGTGCTACATATAGATAAGATTTATGTTGTTGTAAAACTCAGTTACTTGTGTACCTGTGTGGCTTTAACTAACAGGTACACAATGGTTTAACCTGCTAAAACTAAAAATAGCCGCGAATACCAAGCGCGAAACTGCGTCCCGGACGAGGGCCTATATCTTTTAAGAATGAACTATGTACTCGTGCTTCTGTATCCGTCAGATTGCTCCCTCTAAGATGAATAGAGAGATCTTGATTTAACACAGAAAGATCATAAGAGATGCTAGCATCAACTAAGGTATATCCGTC
This window contains:
- the ctlX gene encoding citrulline utilization hydrolase CtlX, whose translation is MTTIFQAPRAVVMIRPHHFTSNPQTMQDNAFQQVCSENNPNNRAYVEVSNAVQALELAGVKVHLFEDTSTDTPDSVFPNNWFSTHSDGQLTIYPMYALNRRLEIRRDIIDFLSAHYQVTNINDYSHLTAEEIFLEGTGSMVIDHQEKVAYAVESKRTNAVLVNQVCEQLGLEAEIFNAYDKNEVPVYHTNVLMCVATDFAMICLDMVPEYQRAQLINRFTQSGHTLIALSYQQIQHFCGNAIELQGSMGRILALSTTAYQALLPEQIAVIEKSAKLVAIDIPTIEAAGGSVRCMIAGVHLNNR
- a CDS encoding Lrp/AsnC family transcriptional regulator, producing the protein MTPYLYDALDKALIAELRKDGRAAISTLATTLDVSRGTVQNRLDRLISSGAILGFTVRVHEYIESELVRAIMMIEVIGKSTTQVINALRGIPELSKIHTTNGAWDLIAEVQAANLSKFDGVLRQVREIDGILNSETSILLSST
- a CDS encoding mechanosensitive ion channel family protein → MEINNLIKNQMTNMIQAAASREVTEAVSTSDTLSLSAQVVHFLQTAWQLLPALVLGIVVIVLCYYLARPISYLLIKPIGYVSKSRLLHLVTRRFISVLVIFFGIYIFLRLAGLSEFAVAVMSGTGLVGLILGFAFRDIAENFISSMLISVQRPFRIDDVIEVDNRLGIVKKVTARATTLVDYDGNHIQIPNATVYKNVIKNFTANPKTRGHFKIGIGYDNDIRLTQQIAIDLLKEQSAVLNDPPPQVLLEALGSATINLTIYFWVNSEQHSPIKVASQLMRETVNCFTEHGISMPDDARERIIIAANTETQGVNKEATSNSSSRTPVKQKNKTTASAVDADIDDVSSDADEIREQAERARSPEEGDNII
- a CDS encoding YihY/virulence factor BrkB family protein, with protein sequence MAAHKHGFNADRPSDIPALGWWDVSKRLYHSLSQDNLSLVAAGVAFYALLAIFPALAAVVSIYAYFSSPAEMVDQLLPLIELLPPSSQEIMLQQLKALTQKSQASLSLGAIFTLFLTIWSSSKGCQALITACNITYHEHNKRQFLQALVVRFLFSVGAIFVAIVALSIIGILPIVLNLVGFTTALDSVIQLITWSILAVLFHFSLAFVYRYAPHRRAAKWRWITLGSFTATGLWILASLGFSYYVAQFASYNETYGSLGGVVIMMMWLYLSAYIIIFGAALNASTELQTLKDSTVGPAKTRGQRGAFVADNLTTRQRKEKEPH
- a CDS encoding alkaline phosphatase PhoX, whose translation is MVSRRGFLRGAGTLAFIGLSKSAFGRVSILDFNTMIAGYGPLITDPNGLLDLPQGFSYQIVSSLGDKMSDGFTVPDKADGMGCIALDEERVALIRNHELKPTDLAKAEDSIRHHKSELAFDTNGSGIALPGGTSHIVYNLKTRQKEQEYLSLVGTIRNCSGGITPWGSWLTCEETTATKNDGFTQDHGYIFEVPATAKGLIKPQPLKAMGRFNHEAAAVDPKTGIVYLTEDRGDSVFYRFIPNEKAKLHKGGKLQAMVVKESPQFDSRNWNKKAMPLHQEFTVEWIDLDDPQSAKDDLRIRAYRSGAALFARGEGIHWGEKELYFCCTNGGKKQLGQIMKYQPSEFEGTEKERLNPGKLSLFVESTSQSLYNFGDNLTVSPQGHLIVCEDQYSDVVNNYLRGVTPEGELYNFARLAKQTELAGACFSPDGKTLFVNVYSPTTTLAIVGPWEHFNQAKINSLSNFNLLN